In one Diceros bicornis minor isolate mBicDic1 chromosome 2, mDicBic1.mat.cur, whole genome shotgun sequence genomic region, the following are encoded:
- the RTP3 gene encoding receptor-transporting protein 3, whose amino-acid sequence MGQNVEVWKQMFQELIQEVKPWHKWTLTPDGSLLPGILKPGWTQYQQWNFARFQCSLCSRSWASSQVQILFHMHWSEGGCRGRVKMRVFAQRCQKCSQPPFEVPEFTNENISRILSNLVFQILKKCYREEFKLTEEIPETSCEGPHDSGNCEACLLGFCAQSGKGLAMQSPVFLALPAISSPTLSITMHQPFPTRSGTTAGAVKKGKVLLSPWFSGPTRSASFPTYRSPGENPNYQEEREVQDPLSSDRFYSYTNQTPLRRTLGLCCCCLILIIIIMIAVTVSIRVSKT is encoded by the exons ATGGGTCAGAACGTGGAGGTATGGAAGCAGATGTTTCAGGAATTAATTCAGGAGGTGAAACCATGGCACAAGTGGACCCTGACACCAGACGGAAGCCTTCTTCCTGGCATCCTGAAACCGGGGTGGACACAATATCAGCAGTGGAACTTTGCCAG ATTCCAGTGCTCCTTGTGCTCCCGCAGTTGGGCCTCCTCCCAAGTTCAGATCCTCTTCCACATGCACTGGAGTGAGGGTGGATGCAGGGGCCGGGTGAAGATGAGGGTCTTTGCCCAGAGATGTCAAAAGTGCTCCCAGCCTCCATTTGAGGTTCCCGAGTTCACGAACGAGAACATCTCAAGGATCCTGAGCAACCTGGTGTTCCAAATTCTGAAGAAGTGCTATAGAGAAGAATTTAAGTTGACTGAGGAGATTCCGGAAACCTCTTGTGAAGGGCCACACGACAGTGGCAACTGCGAGGCATGTCTGCTAGGCTTCTGTGCTCAGAGTGGGAAAGGCCTGGCCATGCAGTCACCAGTGTTTCTAGCACTTCCCGCAATAAGCTCACCTACCCTCAGCATCACCATGCACCAGCCTTTTCCCACAAGGAGTGGCACCACTGCAGGTGCAGTGAAGAAAGGAAAGGTCTTACTCAGCCCCTGGTTTTCTGGGCCCACACGGTCTGCTAGCTTCCCCACCTACCGGAGCCCAGGAGAAAACCCCAACTACCAGGAGGAGAGGGAAGTCCAGGACCCCCTCTCAAGTGATAGGTTCTACTCCTACACAAACCAGACCCCACTGCGCAGGACCTTAGGTCTGTGCTGCTGTTGTCTCATTCTAATCATTATCATCATGATTGCTGTAACAGTCAGTATCCGAGTCTCAAAAACATga